The Spirosoma foliorum genome has a window encoding:
- a CDS encoding helix-turn-helix domain-containing protein: protein MYVLFDFFQIMILCLVIGIRDKEVLKLFGSSVRQKRLQYGFSQSELAHQCQIDARQIGRIERGEVNTTISTVFAIARALEVEVAYLFDFPLPELTKEED from the coding sequence ATGTATGTCCTGTTTGATTTTTTCCAAATTATGATTCTTTGCCTTGTGATAGGCATCAGGGACAAAGAAGTATTAAAGCTTTTCGGCAGCAGTGTCCGACAGAAGCGCTTGCAGTACGGCTTTTCTCAGTCAGAACTAGCCCATCAGTGCCAAATTGATGCCCGGCAGATAGGCCGAATAGAACGAGGAGAGGTAAATACGACAATAAGTACCGTTTTTGCGATAGCTAGAGCCCTAGAAGTTGAAGTTGCTTACTTGTTTGATTTCCCGTTACCGGAGTTAACCAAAGAAGAAGATTGA
- a CDS encoding transposase, translated as METQKPFNYELFRQQAVQQLRTGEHNVPGIQGLLAPVIKDLLESALLPDTYSRNEPNNVIANKPADLNQKTTLFNWPLDNSRPNRYLRRTDHVEETNRKRIEKEILSLYEQGVPYETIAHQINVRFKELIDIDTLINTTNQLLPQMQAWLKRQLKPVYACIWVTDKAIQLWSESELHTIISYNVVGIDLEGNRDILGHYITNKSSIDFWPDLLYDLKVRGMKDPLIVCFENIEKIKPIINQVYPQTQVHSSIMHQMQHSLLHIKGNDLPKLRKALQSVYKALSLIESVETWKTVKAVWEARYPLIISQWEQNWDNLMGPMIYPDLVRKMTQGNHLVTTCQELLVIATKINGLDTTETELLKSLYITSRQVLTKQKLGVNKWGALIQQLAVVFGERIAKNHTSII; from the coding sequence ATGGAAACACAAAAACCATTTAATTATGAGTTGTTTCGCCAGCAGGCTGTTCAACAATTGCGAACGGGGGAACATAATGTACCTGGCATACAGGGGTTATTAGCTCCTGTCATCAAAGACTTACTAGAATCTGCCTTATTACCAGACACTTACTCAAGAAATGAGCCCAACAATGTAATTGCAAATAAGCCTGCAGACCTTAACCAGAAGACGACCTTATTTAACTGGCCACTTGATAACAGCCGCCCTAATCGATACCTACGACGAACTGACCATGTAGAGGAGACAAATAGAAAACGTATTGAAAAGGAAATTCTGAGTTTATACGAACAAGGGGTTCCTTATGAAACAATTGCCCATCAGATCAATGTCCGTTTTAAAGAACTGATTGATATTGACACATTAATCAACACAACGAATCAACTACTTCCTCAAATGCAGGCCTGGCTAAAACGCCAGCTTAAGCCAGTATATGCCTGTATATGGGTTACTGATAAAGCTATACAACTCTGGTCTGAGAGTGAATTACATACTATAATCTCTTACAATGTAGTTGGCATTGATCTGGAGGGTAATCGGGATATTTTAGGGCACTATATAACGAACAAAAGTTCAATCGATTTTTGGCCCGATCTACTTTATGACCTCAAAGTCCGGGGAATGAAAGATCCACTGATTGTTTGCTTTGAAAATATCGAGAAGATAAAACCCATTATTAACCAAGTTTATCCTCAGACACAAGTGCATAGCTCTATTATGCACCAAATGCAACATAGTCTATTACATATAAAAGGCAACGATTTACCGAAACTACGAAAAGCTCTCCAATCTGTTTATAAAGCGCTATCCCTAATAGAATCCGTTGAAACCTGGAAAACAGTAAAAGCGGTCTGGGAAGCTCGTTATCCTCTTATCATTAGTCAATGGGAACAGAACTGGGATAATTTAATGGGGCCAATGATTTACCCAGATCTAGTTCGTAAAATGACCCAGGGCAATCACTTAGTGACTACTTGCCAAGAGCTACTAGTAATTGCGACTAAAATAAATGGGCTTGACACTACAGAAACAGAACTATTAAAATCCCTATATATAACCAGTCGCCAAGTTCTTACTAAACAAAAATTGGGCGTCAATAAGTGGGGGGCGCTTATACAACAGTTAGCAGTCGTATTCGGTGAACGAATAGCCAAGAACCATACCAGCATCATCTAA